The Thermoclostridium stercorarium subsp. stercorarium DSM 8532 genome contains a region encoding:
- a CDS encoding S-layer homology domain-containing protein yields MLGNSVIGSDETTAIDKNYISVPVQKPADGVNRKGETYTYSLNDASVGDLDGDGEYEIIVKWYPSNAIDSSQSGLTGPTIFDAYKLDGTLLWRMNMGLNLTSGAHYNQFLVYDFDGDGRSEVFVKTADGTTVYSTTNGIFDENKIICRIGNPDDNGKYVNDDGKIAGGPEYISIFDGETGEVIDTIDYEFPVNYNPEAWGDGYYNRSDRFLAAVAYLDGKTPSAVFGRGYYERTTFVAYKLVDGKLVTEWIFDTDKDGKQYMGLGNHNLSVADVDNDGCDEIIAGALTLDNDGTVLYAMDGQMNREKGSHGDAMHVGAFDPDVEGLQVFSVFEVPSVASMQYRDAATGETLMSFYASKDTGRGVAANITSDPGYEFWGTADLEDVQKGAGLYNVKGKIVENDWRALGLSANFALYWDGDLHHELLDDIYITKYNEITKKCDVIIEFTGCVSNNGTKATPSLQADILGDWREEVIMPSEDSTELRIYSTTIPTEYRIYTLMHDPVYRLGIAWQNVAYNQPPHISFYLGEDIRDRVLAGGLNTPKIYYTEKIPPTAPNNLRIANIGRTDVTLAWDAATDNAMVEGYEIYVNGTLHGRTSGLSYLVTGLSSGTEYTFAVNAYDISGNRSEAAVIKGRTESAKTDSSTGKSPGGSSRPIKAQPTPSLAPAIIPKQTVKTSEPVINAATGEALVTVGKENIITAFENSIPDEKGVKTVIVEIPEAEGVTSYAASIDASVLTNVRAANERIELKTPYATLVLPGNMLSNSYSANAGEIIIKIGTSTADDLSGEIKTAVGNRPVVELGLYLNNKPIEFDNPNASVLVKIPYVPTEEELKWHENIIVLRIDRSGNAEPVPTGWYNPANGMVEFKSDNFSKYAIAHSFKTFEDLDGYDWVRKEIEVLAARGIIKGTSPATYKPADNLTRADFVLLLTRALGLNARIVSNFSDVYPADYYYDGMGIAKALGIVKGTGGNMGSPRETITRQEMMVMAARALRLTGKLDEGTPEDLAGITDREDISDYALADIASLVKSGIIPEDQNSSIRPLQEATRAEAAKLLYMLCKKQILSE; encoded by the coding sequence TTGCTTGGGAACAGCGTAATCGGTTCCGACGAAACAACGGCAATCGATAAAAACTATATTTCTGTTCCGGTTCAAAAGCCTGCGGACGGAGTGAACAGAAAAGGCGAAACTTATACCTACAGCCTTAATGACGCCAGCGTGGGTGACCTGGACGGCGACGGAGAATACGAAATCATCGTAAAATGGTATCCTTCAAATGCCATTGACAGCTCGCAGAGCGGTTTAACCGGTCCCACGATTTTTGACGCGTATAAGCTGGACGGAACATTGCTCTGGCGTATGAATATGGGCCTTAATCTTACTTCCGGAGCGCACTATAATCAGTTTCTGGTATATGACTTTGACGGCGACGGAAGAAGCGAAGTGTTTGTCAAAACCGCAGACGGGACCACGGTTTACAGCACCACAAACGGTATATTTGATGAAAACAAAATAATATGCCGCATAGGAAACCCGGACGACAACGGAAAATATGTAAATGATGACGGAAAAATTGCAGGAGGGCCCGAATATATTTCCATATTCGACGGCGAGACGGGAGAGGTGATTGACACAATAGATTATGAATTCCCTGTAAATTACAACCCGGAAGCATGGGGTGACGGCTACTATAACCGCTCCGACCGTTTTCTTGCGGCAGTGGCATATCTCGACGGCAAGACCCCAAGCGCGGTATTCGGGAGAGGCTATTACGAAAGAACCACTTTTGTCGCATATAAGCTTGTGGACGGCAAACTGGTGACCGAATGGATTTTCGATACCGATAAGGACGGCAAACAGTACATGGGGCTTGGAAACCACAACCTGTCGGTTGCCGACGTGGACAACGATGGCTGTGACGAAATCATAGCAGGAGCCCTCACACTGGACAATGACGGTACCGTGTTATATGCCATGGACGGGCAGATGAACCGCGAAAAAGGCTCCCACGGTGATGCAATGCATGTCGGCGCTTTTGATCCCGATGTGGAAGGTCTGCAGGTATTCAGCGTTTTTGAGGTTCCTTCTGTGGCAAGCATGCAGTATCGCGACGCGGCAACAGGCGAGACATTAATGTCTTTCTATGCGTCAAAGGACACCGGCCGCGGTGTGGCCGCAAACATTACGTCGGATCCCGGCTATGAATTCTGGGGCACTGCCGATTTAGAGGATGTTCAAAAAGGAGCGGGGCTTTATAATGTAAAAGGCAAAATTGTGGAAAACGACTGGAGGGCGTTAGGCCTGTCAGCAAATTTCGCCCTGTACTGGGACGGAGACTTGCATCATGAGCTCCTGGACGACATTTATATAACAAAATACAATGAAATAACCAAAAAGTGCGATGTAATTATTGAATTTACCGGTTGTGTCAGCAATAACGGAACAAAGGCCACCCCGAGCCTTCAGGCCGATATACTTGGAGATTGGCGTGAGGAAGTGATAATGCCTTCTGAAGACAGCACCGAACTTAGGATATACAGCACAACAATCCCTACCGAATACAGGATTTACACATTAATGCACGATCCCGTTTACCGGTTGGGCATTGCATGGCAGAACGTGGCATACAACCAGCCGCCTCATATCAGCTTCTACCTCGGCGAGGATATTCGCGACAGGGTTCTTGCCGGAGGACTCAATACACCAAAAATATATTACACCGAAAAAATACCTCCCACCGCGCCAAACAACCTCCGTATTGCCAATATCGGCAGAACCGACGTAACTCTTGCATGGGATGCCGCAACAGACAATGCAATGGTTGAGGGTTATGAAATTTATGTAAATGGTACACTTCATGGCAGGACTTCGGGTCTGTCTTATTTGGTAACAGGTCTTTCATCAGGCACGGAATACACCTTTGCGGTCAACGCATATGATATAAGCGGCAATCGCTCGGAAGCCGCCGTGATTAAAGGCAGAACCGAGTCGGCAAAAACCGATTCATCCACCGGAAAAAGCCCAGGCGGGAGTTCCCGTCCCATAAAAGCGCAGCCAACGCCCTCACTCGCTCCGGCGATAATTCCGAAACAGACCGTCAAAACGTCGGAGCCCGTTATCAATGCAGCCACCGGTGAAGCCTTGGTTACAGTTGGCAAAGAAAATATAATCACGGCGTTTGAAAATTCAATTCCTGATGAAAAAGGCGTAAAAACAGTCATTGTTGAAATACCTGAGGCAGAGGGCGTTACTTCCTACGCCGCAAGCATTGACGCGTCGGTGCTGACAAACGTACGGGCTGCCAATGAAAGAATTGAACTGAAAACACCCTACGCAACCCTTGTCCTGCCGGGTAACATGCTTTCTAATTCATATTCAGCCAATGCAGGTGAAATTATCATTAAAATAGGCACCTCCACCGCCGATGATTTAAGCGGTGAAATCAAAACCGCCGTTGGAAACAGGCCTGTTGTGGAACTCGGTCTGTATCTGAACAATAAACCGATAGAATTTGACAATCCCAACGCTTCGGTCCTTGTCAAAATACCATACGTCCCGACCGAAGAGGAGCTGAAATGGCATGAAAACATAATTGTACTGCGTATTGACCGTTCCGGAAACGCAGAACCCGTTCCAACGGGATGGTATAACCCGGCAAACGGCATGGTTGAATTCAAATCCGATAATTTCAGCAAGTATGCCATTGCCCACTCATTTAAAACATTTGAAGATCTTGACGGCTACGACTGGGTAAGAAAAGAAATTGAAGTTTTGGCTGCCCGCGGAATTATAAAAGGGACTTCGCCGGCTACATACAAACCCGCCGACAACCTTACAAGAGCCGATTTCGTGCTGCTTCTTACAAGGGCCCTTGGCCTTAATGCAAGAATTGTTTCGAATTTTTCGGATGTATATCCTGCCGACTATTATTACGACGGAATGGGCATCGCCAAAGCGCTGGGCATTGTAAAAGGCACGGGCGGCAATATGGGCAGTCCCCGTGAAACGATAACCAGGCAGGAAATGATGGTTATGGCCGCAAGGGCATTAAGACTCACGGGAAAACTTGACGAAGGAACCCCCGAAGACCTTGCGGGCATTACCGACCGAGAGGATATTTCCGACTACGCATTGGCCGACATCGCTTCACTGGTTAAATCGGGTATAATACCCGAAGACCAAAACAGCAGCATCAGACCTTTGCAAGAGGCAACAAGAGCTGAAGCGGCGAAGTTGCTGTACATGCTGTGTAAAAAGCAAATTCTTTCCGAGTAA
- a CDS encoding Ig-like domain-containing protein, which produces MRLKKASKLLSAFLTAAVFLSTVSMNFAAGFGNTAANKDLPAVVAHTEDEAICDFSAGHCADMTVTESVYENSPVIPKETSLPDNAPETPATADKKIVSILTDYKKSVTVVTGSLKEDIMPLLPASFTVLLENGNVTEIPVKWDSMDYNGSEPGTYTFESEFDLDSFVGITNPDNIKGTITVEVISGEPAPEMEGFITLYYTTFGDIVPVTPENWGFTTSNAQLSINTDNIRGNGTPKLQFSMVNQSGGRVATRIFEPSVKGDIMLVKFDWYPGPINDKGSNPQENGGEFRIEDSSKNTVFTINNTRNSPLKFSVGNSEATYTSFTNAEKWYGIEIYLNILENKAILKITDKETNTTETYERSLEGINFDGSINNVKLAGVRTAGNNITWTTYLDNFGIYVVLPPDNRVAYVEKLRYHRVYVGETTEDISSIGLPREVPVVLVNGERVTIPVDKWVASGKEWNPEEAGVYTFTGYLAETDEYDNAYNRTATLYVYNRLPVPNNTRQAEWLDRGVIALSAENGIFVSWRLRADEYGKDVKFNIYRNGIKLNGTPLYVTNYLDTDGKAGDTYNCLGTA; this is translated from the coding sequence ATGCGGCTGAAAAAAGCATCTAAACTCCTGTCGGCGTTTCTGACTGCAGCGGTCTTCCTTTCGACGGTTTCCATGAACTTTGCAGCCGGTTTCGGGAATACGGCGGCCAATAAGGATTTACCGGCTGTCGTTGCCCACACCGAAGATGAAGCCATTTGTGATTTTAGCGCCGGCCATTGCGCGGACATGACCGTCACCGAAAGCGTATATGAAAATTCCCCGGTAATCCCCAAAGAAACCTCGCTGCCTGACAACGCCCCTGAAACGCCCGCCACGGCGGACAAAAAGATTGTTTCAATCCTTACCGATTACAAAAAATCAGTAACAGTGGTAACGGGTTCTTTAAAAGAAGACATAATGCCCCTCCTTCCTGCAAGCTTTACGGTACTTCTGGAAAACGGAAACGTAACGGAAATTCCGGTAAAATGGGACAGCATGGATTACAACGGCTCGGAACCCGGAACTTATACTTTCGAATCAGAATTTGACCTGGACAGTTTTGTGGGTATAACGAATCCGGACAATATAAAGGGTACAATTACCGTTGAAGTAATATCCGGTGAGCCCGCCCCTGAAATGGAAGGCTTTATAACCCTGTACTATACAACCTTTGGCGACATTGTTCCGGTTACACCCGAAAACTGGGGATTTACCACGTCAAATGCACAATTGTCAATCAATACGGACAATATCCGCGGAAACGGCACGCCAAAACTTCAGTTTTCGATGGTAAATCAGTCGGGCGGCAGAGTGGCTACGAGAATATTTGAACCTTCGGTAAAAGGGGACATCATGCTTGTGAAATTCGACTGGTATCCAGGCCCAATCAATGACAAAGGCTCAAATCCTCAGGAAAACGGCGGCGAGTTCAGAATTGAAGACAGTTCGAAAAATACTGTGTTTACAATAAACAATACAAGGAATTCGCCTCTGAAATTCTCCGTCGGTAATTCTGAAGCCACATACACTTCTTTTACCAATGCGGAAAAATGGTATGGTATTGAAATATATCTGAATATATTGGAAAACAAAGCAATACTCAAAATCACCGATAAGGAAACAAACACAACCGAAACTTATGAGCGCTCCCTCGAAGGCATAAACTTTGACGGAAGCATAAACAACGTAAAACTTGCAGGTGTACGTACCGCGGGAAATAATATCACATGGACAACATACCTGGATAATTTCGGAATTTACGTGGTTCTGCCGCCGGACAATCGGGTGGCATATGTGGAAAAACTTCGCTACCACCGTGTTTATGTCGGCGAAACCACCGAAGATATATCATCAATTGGCCTTCCCCGGGAAGTTCCGGTTGTTCTGGTAAACGGCGAAAGGGTTACCATACCGGTGGACAAATGGGTGGCATCGGGCAAGGAATGGAATCCGGAAGAAGCCGGAGTTTACACCTTTACAGGCTATCTTGCCGAAACCGATGAATACGATAATGCTTATAACAGGACCGCAACTCTGTATGTATACAATCGCCTGCCGGTCCCGAACAATACGCGCCAGGCAGAATGGCTGGACAGGGGAGTGATTGCACTGTCGGCTGAAAACGGCATATTTGTAAGCTGGAGGCTGCGTGCCGACGAATACGGCAAAGACGTAAAATTTAATATTTACCGGAATGGCATCAAATTAAACGGTACACCGCTTTACGTTACAAATTACCTCGACACCGACGGAAAAGCCGGCGATACCTATAATTGCTTGGGAACAGCGTAA
- a CDS encoding helix-turn-helix domain-containing protein: MLSERLKPAEVFSTDKTLYEHLASLETLDEIQQWIKNIFVSIIEYRTIRKSDKNKYVRMVQEYIHEHYNENISSENIAEKIGVSYSYLRRLYNEELNMSITDYLNTYRIEKAKNMLKNSNLNLEKIALSVGYNNIQSFKRYFKKYEGITPSEYRKIYS, translated from the coding sequence ATGCTCAGTGAGCGTCTCAAGCCCGCCGAAGTGTTTTCCACAGACAAAACCTTGTATGAACATCTCGCGTCACTTGAAACCCTTGACGAAATACAGCAGTGGATTAAGAATATATTTGTCTCCATTATAGAATATCGGACAATTCGTAAATCCGATAAGAATAAATATGTCCGCATGGTTCAGGAATATATTCATGAGCATTACAATGAGAATATAAGCTCTGAGAATATCGCCGAAAAAATCGGTGTCAGTTATTCCTATCTGAGAAGACTTTATAACGAAGAACTGAATATGAGTATTACCGATTATCTTAACACTTACAGAATAGAAAAGGCCAAAAACATGCTGAAAAACAGTAATCTAAACCTTGAAAAAATTGCCCTAAGCGTTGGGTACAACAACATACAGAGTTTTAAACGCTATTTTAAAAAATATGAAGGGATTACTCCTTCTGAATACAGAAAAATTTACTCCTGA
- a CDS encoding cache domain-containing protein, with protein sequence MMKRYISFPLFFKLFTAFVLIMVIPVLIISITYYYHTLSFFTEELFKTGTEKLNMVQGFVEASLNEVLNDAKQIALSDAIENLSRMPFKSSDYGKNISVISGVLNLLYNARISNKNIHSVYLYDYNNEIIYTSDMIYFNRSDFYDTAWIDEYKNKERNILFWMETREAGIPVTNENSAKSGLTGTFKVITMVYPVTYTSSFRGLLVINLKEDELTKVLNHGVLQPTGEITVISPSGNVILSTVKGLATTNISDRDYISEIISSGRVSGFVRTKAGKENYIVVYNKSDYNGWIYLNICSIQQFLTNFRVFRSIILIVSFIMTVAGIPVCYFVSRSLYNPVRNIVEKLRLQIGITGEKSNNEMDVISNALNEILKQGNQLRRLYEHNAGKLRENSLLAFIKGKTDPDTMQHLPFDEEYFSCVIITIDNFNSFNRRFPGDEGYYTKELILKLSLEIMNSYKCAGIQYEKNAIVIIANLSAKSVPSFKSGIVSLIDEIKTKAYKVYDGTFTVTVSNCHKGPENAETAFEEAKNLIKYRLIYGSDKIIVAWEINDKHNDTYYYPYSAEKHVFNFLKLGNTDELLKAVDNFFLEIRKKIYRMITYSK encoded by the coding sequence ATGATGAAACGTTACATATCCTTCCCGTTGTTCTTTAAACTTTTTACCGCTTTTGTTCTAATAATGGTTATACCTGTTTTAATTATAAGTATCACATACTATTACCATACCCTGTCATTTTTCACCGAAGAGCTGTTTAAAACCGGAACCGAAAAACTTAATATGGTACAGGGCTTTGTTGAGGCGTCCCTGAACGAAGTGCTTAACGATGCAAAGCAAATTGCTTTAAGCGACGCTATTGAAAATTTAAGCAGGATGCCTTTCAAAAGTTCCGATTACGGTAAAAATATCTCGGTAATTTCAGGCGTCCTAAATCTGCTTTATAATGCCAGAATATCAAATAAAAACATTCACTCGGTCTATTTGTACGACTACAATAATGAAATCATTTATACATCCGATATGATATATTTTAACAGATCCGATTTTTACGACACTGCCTGGATTGATGAATACAAAAATAAAGAGAGAAATATTCTCTTTTGGATGGAAACAAGAGAAGCAGGAATTCCGGTAACAAATGAAAATTCCGCGAAAAGCGGACTTACCGGGACTTTCAAGGTTATTACGATGGTCTATCCTGTAACATACACTTCTTCGTTCCGTGGCCTTCTGGTGATTAATCTTAAGGAAGACGAACTCACTAAAGTTTTGAATCACGGCGTGTTGCAACCAACAGGTGAAATTACCGTTATCAGTCCGTCAGGCAATGTTATTTTAAGCACCGTTAAAGGGCTTGCAACAACCAATATTTCAGACCGGGACTATATTTCAGAAATAATTTCATCCGGTAGAGTTTCCGGATTTGTCCGGACAAAGGCTGGTAAGGAAAATTATATCGTCGTTTATAACAAATCGGATTACAACGGATGGATTTATCTGAATATCTGCTCAATTCAGCAATTTCTTACTAATTTCAGAGTGTTTCGCAGTATCATTCTGATAGTTTCGTTCATTATGACAGTTGCAGGCATACCTGTTTGTTACTTTGTTTCCCGCAGCCTGTACAATCCGGTGAGGAACATTGTGGAAAAACTACGTTTACAGATAGGAATCACCGGTGAAAAAAGCAATAACGAAATGGATGTAATATCAAACGCACTAAATGAAATTTTAAAGCAGGGCAACCAATTGCGCCGTTTATATGAACATAACGCCGGAAAACTTCGTGAAAACAGCCTGTTGGCCTTCATAAAGGGAAAAACCGATCCCGATACGATGCAGCATTTACCTTTTGACGAAGAGTATTTTTCCTGCGTGATTATAACAATTGATAATTTCAATTCTTTTAACCGAAGATTTCCGGGTGATGAAGGGTATTATACAAAGGAACTAATTCTGAAACTCTCCCTGGAAATAATGAATTCATACAAATGCGCCGGAATTCAGTATGAAAAGAACGCTATCGTAATTATTGCAAATTTATCCGCCAAGTCCGTTCCCTCTTTTAAATCGGGTATTGTCAGCCTTATAGACGAAATTAAAACAAAAGCCTACAAAGTATACGACGGAACTTTTACAGTCACGGTAAGCAATTGCCACAAAGGCCCTGAAAATGCCGAAACCGCTTTTGAAGAAGCAAAAAATCTGATAAAATACCGGCTCATTTACGGAAGCGATAAAATAATAGTTGCATGGGAAATTAATGATAAACATAATGACACATATTACTACCCATATTCCGCCGAGAAACATGTGTTTAATTTTTTAAAGCTTGGAAATACTGATGAACTTTTAAAGGCCGTCGATAATTTCTTTTTGGAGATCCGGAAAAAAATCTATCGTATGATAACATACTCCAAATAA
- a CDS encoding extracellular solute-binding protein, with protein sequence MFMPAQSSLKNETEPFPITIMTVSFTKNPATGDSPVVKAIEEFTGTQLNIQWVSNSSYEDQMNLILATVNLPDVMLITSKSYSVVNAARSGAFVEIGPRLQNYKNLRQMNRTVMNNLLIDNKLYGIPRMRPLGRYGAVYRKDWLINTGLSEPKTIEDFYDMLKAFTYGDPDNNTLNDTYGLILTSSPVSLDIIQTWFGVPNAWGENEAGELIPAHLTQEYIESLKFLRKLYELYEEKLVNRDFWLYDPALFNDPFVNGQGGCIVDVLDRANTLSSRMERLGVNAEIGLFGTVSGKKGLRSLSTSGYNGFYVISGNSTKSEYEIDRILQFMDKLNEREVQDLLYHGIEGRHYIIRNGVVVRQTAEGVSESERNDLSMLLTFIPKDFTTPVETNELRRKIAEIQSENEKILVSNPAETFTSEIYYEKGNFLDGLINNARIKFIIGEIDETEFQDIIEIWLENGGREYIREINRLYRENKR encoded by the coding sequence ATGTTCATGCCTGCCCAATCTTCTCTTAAAAATGAAACCGAACCGTTCCCGATAACCATTATGACGGTCTCCTTTACGAAGAATCCTGCAACCGGAGACAGCCCCGTAGTTAAAGCAATTGAAGAATTCACCGGTACACAACTGAATATTCAGTGGGTCAGCAACTCCAGTTATGAAGATCAGATGAATTTAATACTTGCCACAGTAAATCTTCCGGATGTTATGCTGATTACATCAAAGTCATACAGTGTGGTTAATGCCGCCAGATCAGGCGCTTTCGTCGAAATTGGCCCAAGACTGCAAAATTATAAAAATTTAAGACAAATGAACCGGACGGTAATGAATAATCTTCTGATAGACAATAAACTGTACGGTATTCCGAGAATGCGCCCGCTCGGCAGGTATGGCGCCGTCTACAGGAAAGACTGGCTGATAAACACAGGTCTGAGTGAGCCCAAAACAATAGAGGATTTTTATGACATGCTAAAAGCTTTTACCTACGGCGATCCCGATAATAATACTCTTAATGATACATATGGCCTTATTCTTACAAGCTCGCCCGTTTCTCTTGATATTATCCAGACATGGTTCGGCGTTCCGAATGCGTGGGGCGAAAATGAAGCCGGTGAGCTTATACCCGCGCATTTAACCCAGGAATACATCGAATCGCTTAAGTTTTTACGAAAGTTATATGAGTTATATGAGGAAAAACTGGTAAACCGGGATTTCTGGCTTTATGATCCCGCCCTTTTCAACGATCCGTTTGTAAACGGACAGGGAGGGTGTATCGTTGACGTTCTTGACAGGGCAAATACCCTTTCTTCCCGCATGGAAAGGCTTGGCGTGAATGCAGAAATAGGCTTGTTTGGTACGGTATCAGGCAAAAAAGGCCTAAGAAGCCTTTCAACTTCAGGGTACAACGGTTTTTATGTGATATCCGGGAACAGTACGAAAAGTGAATATGAAATTGACCGCATACTCCAATTCATGGATAAACTCAATGAACGGGAAGTTCAGGACCTATTATACCATGGAATTGAAGGCAGGCATTACATCATCCGGAATGGAGTTGTGGTAAGGCAAACCGCTGAGGGAGTATCAGAATCGGAAAGGAACGATCTGTCAATGCTGTTAACATTTATTCCGAAAGATTTTACCACTCCTGTTGAAACAAATGAATTACGTAGAAAAATAGCTGAAATTCAGTCCGAAAATGAAAAAATTCTGGTATCCAATCCTGCGGAAACCTTTACCTCTGAAATCTATTACGAAAAAGGAAATTTTCTTGACGGTCTTATAAACAATGCCAGGATTAAATTTATAATAGGTGAGATCGATGAAACAGAGTTTCAGGATATCATTGAAATATGGCTGGAAAACGGCGGCAGGGAATATATCCGGGAAATTAACCGTCTTTACAGGGAAAATAAACGATAA
- the asnA gene encoding aspartate--ammonia ligase — protein sequence MKIDSPRVIIPQGYRSLLSIMETEFAIKLLKDFFEDELAKKLNLVRVSAPLFVRPESGLNDNLNGVERPVKFEVKHIGAEVEIVHSLAKWKRMALKKYGFEVGQGLYTDMNAIRRDERLDNLHSVYVDQWDWEKIIEKSDRNKEFLKLTVRQIFDVFKRAEDFICERYPQLPRKLPDEIFFITTQELEDMYPDLNPERREYEIAKEKKAVFIMEIGDVLRSGKKHDGRAPDYDDWHLNGDILFWYPLLDRPVEMSSMGIRVDEKALAEQLEKANCVERKELAFHRDLLDGKLPYTIGGGIGQSRLCLFFLNKAHIGEVQASVWDDETIDLCEKAGIHLL from the coding sequence ATGAAAATTGATTCGCCTCGTGTAATAATACCGCAGGGATACAGGTCCTTATTGTCGATTATGGAGACCGAATTTGCGATAAAGCTGCTGAAGGATTTTTTTGAGGATGAACTTGCAAAAAAGCTTAACCTGGTAAGGGTTTCGGCGCCTTTGTTCGTGAGGCCGGAATCTGGGCTTAATGACAACCTTAACGGTGTGGAAAGGCCGGTTAAGTTTGAGGTAAAACATATCGGCGCGGAGGTTGAAATAGTTCATTCGCTGGCGAAATGGAAAAGAATGGCTCTGAAAAAATACGGTTTTGAAGTCGGTCAGGGGCTGTATACCGACATGAACGCGATAAGACGGGATGAAAGACTGGATAATCTGCATTCGGTTTACGTGGATCAGTGGGACTGGGAAAAAATTATTGAAAAAAGCGACAGAAACAAAGAATTTTTAAAATTGACGGTAAGGCAGATTTTTGATGTGTTTAAGAGAGCCGAGGATTTTATATGCGAAAGATACCCGCAGTTGCCCCGGAAATTACCCGATGAGATTTTCTTTATCACAACCCAGGAACTGGAAGATATGTATCCCGATCTTAATCCTGAGCGGCGTGAGTATGAGATAGCCAAAGAGAAAAAAGCGGTTTTCATTATGGAAATAGGCGATGTGTTAAGGTCAGGCAAAAAACACGACGGAAGGGCTCCGGACTATGACGACTGGCATCTTAACGGCGATATTCTGTTCTGGTATCCGCTGCTTGACAGGCCTGTGGAGATGTCGTCGATGGGAATAAGGGTGGATGAAAAAGCCCTTGCAGAACAGCTGGAGAAGGCAAACTGTGTTGAAAGGAAAGAACTGGCATTTCACAGGGACTTATTGGACGGAAAGCTTCCGTATACCATCGGCGGCGGTATAGGCCAGTCCCGTTTGTGTCTGTTTTTCCTGAACAAAGCCCATATAGGAGAGGTCCAGGCATCGGTATGGGACGACGAGACAATTGATTTGTGTGAAAAAGCGGGAATACATTTGTTGTAA